AGCAGGTTATCCCCCTTTTCGATAATGGCTCTCCACTGCTCATCCGTCCAATGACTCGGCTTTTGTTCCACTACATTATCCTGCTCACTCATGCTCCTACCTCCCTTCCCTCGTCATCTTGTTCGTAGACTTCTTCACGAATTAACTCCCAAACTTCCTTATCGGTCTTTTTACTTAATAAACGTGGCTGATTGCCTTCCAATAAACTATCGAACTGACAAACCGACTTATACGCACAAGTCTGACATGCAAGTCTTGGCCCCTGCATATAAGGCGCGATGCTTATATCTCCATCCGTTAATCGTTTCCCCAGCTTCACAATACATTTGCGCACAAATTTTTGCAGGAGATCAAACTGCTCCTTGGAAGCTACTGATGAATATTGTGTGAAGCTTCCATCCTTTTTGATCCCAAACGGAAGCAGATCAGAATTCCCCGATTCCGTTTGGCTATCCATTAAGCGTGCTAATTGTGAGTCCGCTAGCATAAGCCCCTTCATTTTCAGCTTATTCTGCCGTTCCGCTTCCACCTGCTCGGCTGATAGCATTTGTTTAGCAGCAACAAACGGATCTGCTACTTGATAATAGAAGACACCGCCTACTTCAGCCTGCTTGCCTACCCATTTCTCAGCGTTGCTCACAGCCACATCCAGATATACTAGCAATTGAAGATTCAATCCATTCCACACATCGGACAAAACAAGGGCTTTCGGGCCCGATTTATAGTCAATCACACGTAAAAATTCAGTTTCTGTTCCTACAGAGTGATCAATTCGGTCAATTCTACCTAACAAATGTAATTTGATTCCATCCTCCAGCTCCAGAGTCAGCCCCGGAATTTCTCCGCCAGGCCCAAAAGCAATTTCCAAACCGATCGGTTCAAATTGACTTCTTCGTGCATGCTCACCCAGTACAGAGATCGCACGCCCAACAGCACGTTTTAATTTCTTTGTGACATAACGATAACGAGCCGTGCGTTGCAAAATACTGCTTCTGGTTTGTGGAACAAGCTCCTCCACCACCTGATCAGCCAACTGCATGCTACCTTGCTCCGTCATATCACTCCAATTAACCTGCTGTTTGTTCATTTGCTCTACTGCCATTTTCAAAGATGCATGAAAAAGCTCACCAACATCAAATCTTTCGAGACGATACATTTGACGTTCACTTAGCCGCAGACCATGTGAGGAAAAATGAGAATAGGCACAGGCTTGGAATCGTTCTAATCGGGAAACACTTACCCGAATCTCATTTCCGTATAAGGAACGACTAACTTCTTTGGAAAGTGGATAAGCACGGTTTTGGTATCCCAGCCCCGATAACAGCCATTTCTCACGTTTTTCATCTTCTGCATGCTCAAGGAACCAGTCATACACCTCCCACCAAAATGGAGGAAGCGAAATTCCTTTTTTTAATTGACGAATTAATGTTAGTAAATGACTAAACACCTGTCGCGGTCTTCCCAGCAATCCTATATCCAACTGCGGTTCTGCAGTTGGTTCGTTGTGAAAATATCCAATCGTAAGGCCAGGTAAGGTCTTTTTCATCTCTTCGTACAAGCTAGATGGTAACAGGGCTTTGCCTTCTTCATCAGCCAGCGAGCAACTAATCCATAGTCGCTCCGATGGTCGTGTCATTGCACGATAGAGAAGATATTGCTCATTCATTAGCTTTCGCTTCGCTGTTGGTGCTAGTTCAATACCTGCCTTTTCCAGCTTTTCTCGCTCCGCTTCGTTTAAAATCCCTTCTTCTTTGGGACGTAGGGGGATCACACCTTCATTTGCTCCCATCAAGAACAAAGCTTTTACGTCAGGTTGACGGGAGCGCTCCATGGACCCAATGACCACTTGATCCAGCGAAGGAGGAACTAAGGCAAGACGAATACTATCCAGACCTGTATCAATGATCCGAGCAAATGTAACAAGCTCCATTTGTTCATCGCCCATTACTTCTACAATCTGATCCAATAAATCCATCACATCATTGTAAACCTGCTCGTGCTCACGGACAGCTTCCAAATCACCTTCTAATTCGGCCTGCTCCTGCCACTCCTCCAGTTTGGTAGGAACATCCTGCATTTGTAAAAATTCATATAGGACGGTCGCCATTTGGCGTACACCCGCTTTGCAAGCCACTCTCATATTAGCCTCAAATGTTGTAAGAGGTGTCGCATATTGTTGACGTATGGATTCAATTTGCTCGTATAGAGTATTAGTTCCGTGAAACCCCCACTCATCCATGGACCAATAATATCCCTGAATGCCATAGCTCAGCACATAGTTTTCTAGTAAATCAATCTCAGCCCTCGATTGGCTAAGCGGCTGATTCAACGGGGACAGTAAATCAGTTTTTAAACAACGAAAGACGGCGTCATATCTCCAATTTTTAGAGATCACCTCAAGTGATGAACGAATAAATTCAATCAAAGGATGATGGCTTACGGTTCTCTTTTGATCAAGAAAGTATGGTATATCATAGCTCGTAAATACATGAGCAATTTCTTCAGAATAAGTACCCATTTCTCGCAAAAGCACAGCCATATCACGATACCGGTAGCCATAATCACGTGCAAGTGACAAAATTTGCAGAGCGACCGCTTGTACCTCAGCCCTGCGATTGGCGGCTGTAAACAGCTTTACCTCGTCAACATGCTTAGGTGAAGGCAGAACAGCAGGCTTTTTCCAGTCAAAATATTTTTGTTCTACCTGTGCAAGCCATGGACTACTAGTAACACGATGGTTATGCTCAAACAAACGCGGCTCCTCAATTGGAATATTGCCTCGCATCGCAATATCTAGTAGCTTTTGATACGTTTCCATTGTTGGATAGAAATGCGAAAGATCATCTAGCGGTTTCATTCGATCCTGCGGGTCTAAACACAAAGTTATATTTACTTGTTTAGCGCAGTACATCAATTGCTCAATTAACGCATATTCCTGTTTTGTAAAACCACTAAAACCATCAATCCAAATCTCTGCATCTGCAATAAAACTAGATTGAGCTAGCTTGCTGGCAACTGTGGAATAAAGTTCATCACTATCAAAATATTTATCTGCAACATACTCTTCATACGCCCTCATGATTA
The nucleotide sequence above comes from Brevibacillus laterosporus LMG 15441. Encoded proteins:
- the addB gene encoding helicase-exonuclease AddAB subunit AddB, translating into MAVQFLLGRAGTGKTAAIYSDVIKKLDEERMGPPLIYLVPEQSTFQEEYKLINLPGYSSHIRAQVLSFGRLSYRILQEVGGLTTLPIDERGKQMVLRLLLERYQDELKVFHRSALQPGFAEELVQMISECKKYSVSLEMLEQLQIENATLQHKLHDLLLIMRAYEEYVADKYFDSDELYSTVASKLAQSSFIADAEIWIDGFSGFTKQEYALIEQLMYCAKQVNITLCLDPQDRMKPLDDLSHFYPTMETYQKLLDIAMRGNIPIEEPRLFEHNHRVTSSPWLAQVEQKYFDWKKPAVLPSPKHVDEVKLFTAANRRAEVQAVALQILSLARDYGYRYRDMAVLLREMGTYSEEIAHVFTSYDIPYFLDQKRTVSHHPLIEFIRSSLEVISKNWRYDAVFRCLKTDLLSPLNQPLSQSRAEIDLLENYVLSYGIQGYYWSMDEWGFHGTNTLYEQIESIRQQYATPLTTFEANMRVACKAGVRQMATVLYEFLQMQDVPTKLEEWQEQAELEGDLEAVREHEQVYNDVMDLLDQIVEVMGDEQMELVTFARIIDTGLDSIRLALVPPSLDQVVIGSMERSRQPDVKALFLMGANEGVIPLRPKEEGILNEAEREKLEKAGIELAPTAKRKLMNEQYLLYRAMTRPSERLWISCSLADEEGKALLPSSLYEEMKKTLPGLTIGYFHNEPTAEPQLDIGLLGRPRQVFSHLLTLIRQLKKGISLPPFWWEVYDWFLEHAEDEKREKWLLSGLGYQNRAYPLSKEVSRSLYGNEIRVSVSRLERFQACAYSHFSSHGLRLSERQMYRLERFDVGELFHASLKMAVEQMNKQQVNWSDMTEQGSMQLADQVVEELVPQTRSSILQRTARYRYVTKKLKRAVGRAISVLGEHARRSQFEPIGLEIAFGPGGEIPGLTLELEDGIKLHLLGRIDRIDHSVGTETEFLRVIDYKSGPKALVLSDVWNGLNLQLLVYLDVAVSNAEKWVGKQAEVGGVFYYQVADPFVAAKQMLSAEQVEAERQNKLKMKGLMLADSQLARLMDSQTESGNSDLLPFGIKKDGSFTQYSSVASKEQFDLLQKFVRKCIVKLGKRLTDGDISIAPYMQGPRLACQTCAYKSVCQFDSLLEGNQPRLLSKKTDKEVWELIREEVYEQDDEGREVGA